From the Desulfovibrio sp. Huiquan2017 genome, one window contains:
- the lspA gene encoding signal peptidase II, giving the protein MNRYKLAGAWAAGTVALDQITKLLVHNLMQPWTGREIIPGLFNLVHVLNKGAAWGFLDDENIDWQRPLFILISVAAVLIIAYMVRLTRDGDRWMLSGLGMIAGGAVGNAIDRIWLGSVIDFLDFYAGSYHWPAFNVADSALTVGAGCIIVSTLLNRGNARKTSRLS; this is encoded by the coding sequence ATGAACCGATACAAGTTGGCAGGAGCCTGGGCGGCGGGCACCGTGGCGCTCGATCAAATCACGAAGCTCCTGGTGCACAACCTGATGCAGCCGTGGACCGGCCGGGAGATCATCCCCGGCCTGTTCAATCTGGTTCACGTCCTGAACAAGGGCGCGGCCTGGGGCTTTCTGGACGACGAGAACATCGATTGGCAGCGTCCCTTGTTCATCCTCATCTCCGTGGCCGCCGTGCTGATCATCGCCTATATGGTCAGACTGACCAGGGACGGGGACCGCTGGATGCTCTCCGGCCTGGGCATGATCGCGGGGGGAGCCGTTGGCAATGCCATCGACCGGATCTGGCTCGGCTCGGTCATCGACTTCCTGGACTTTTACGCGGGCAGCTACCACTGGCCCGCCTTCAACGTAGCCGACAGCGCCCTGACCGTGGGCGCGGGCTGCATCATCGTATCCACGCTGCTCAACCGCGGGAATGCCCGGAAGACATCCCGCCTTTCCTAA